GTAATTGTTCCAGCCTGTGTTTCAGCTGTTCGCTCTTCTTCCTTAACTGTTCTTTCAAAGAAATTAGTTTGTGTTCGTCCGACTGCATGCTGAAGATGCACTCTGTCGCCTTTTTTAGAATAACGACCTTTGCGGCTTTCTCATTGTTCGCTACCTCAGGTATCTCGTCCCGCAAAGCAAAGAAGCTCAATTTCAGTTCGTTTCTCCGCTGGCGTTCCAGCACGTTGTGAGTCCTCCTTTTGTCGTTATCCTCAGAGTCGGATGTCCGTGGACTCGTGCACTTTCGGTTGTTGCTGATTTGCTTGAGCACCCTGCTGCTACTCTCGAACTTTATCCTTTTTACCGCGGGCTGTTCGTTCCTCGTCGACGGGTGAGCCGCGTAATTGTGTTGATGAATAGGGACGTGGCATCTCTTCAGGACCAGGGGACTGTGATGGTGTCTGCTTGGCACTCCCGACGTGTCAGACCTCTTCACCGTTTTTCTCTTCTCCACTGTCACAACATCaatttcctcctcttcctcctcctcatcctcatcatcctcctcGTCATCTACATAAAGGAAAAATGCATGCGATTAATTTTGGGGTGAAAAATGCATGGGACACAAATTGTACAGCTGCACGGCATGCCTTGTGTGCAATGCCAAGAAATATCTGCAATTCTTTTCACCCCGCCCTCTCTCCTCGTCAGCTGAACATTGCAGCATTGAACCCTACCCTTCAGTACTCCTGCGCTTGGGataggagggagggaaggagggagctaacgaaggggagggggagcctTACGCAACTGCAACTGACACGGCAAAACCCGTAGCTTAACTTAACGCTTTACATCCTTGACATCAAGGACAGCGCCGCCGGTGGAGTTTTACAACCGAGGCTTTTTAATCAAGGCGGATTCTGATTACAGCCTCCACAAAGAGCTATTTAGCTAACTGCGTCATTTCCCATTACAAATACAATCATCCAGCTCGCTACCACACGAGGTTTTATACGATCTAGcgacaccccacccccatcccacacacagtctcgaAATAATAATTCTCAAAAATGGCATGCATGGCATCACCCACTATCCACGTTATACAATTTCACGTTATAATCAGCTATGCAAGTAAACTTATTATGCCGACAAGGAGCAATCGGCGAACTCGATTTGCCATCGAGCGCACTGTACATACCTGAATCGCTatcactgctgctactgctgctgccactGTTAGGTGGGGTATCCAGTGGCAGTGCCAAAGTCGAGGGCGCCGTCGTCTTGTCGAGCTTTGGATTTTCGGTCAGTGGGTAAGGGAAGACAACAGATGGGTCAATGCATTCCGACGCGGAGGTGTTGAGGTCCTGAAGGTAATTAACGCTGGGGCTCGTCCGGCTCGCACTGCTGTCCGTGGAGCTGCAAGCCGAAGTCTCCTTTCTCGCAGCCTGGAGCGAAGCTAGCCTCTCGGAAACCACTTTCTCCAGCTTGGCGGCGGCGGAGAAGCCGCTCCACATGCAATCCTGAATAATGATGGACTTCAAAAAGGATTGAGAGTAGTCCGCATCGCAGATGAAACTCTGGCTGACCACGTCATCCCCGAGAAACTCGGTCACCATCTCCAGCTGGTCCGCGTTCGACGGTAACAGGCTGGAGAGCGAGGGTCGCCGACTCGGGGAGAGGGGCGGCGTGGGCAGCAGCTCGAATTTCTTCCAGATGTCTTCGCTGGGAGCCGGCGGCTGAAGCTGACTGTGCTGCGAGTGGTAGAAATCCTCGTCGTTGTCGATATAGAAGTAGGGCTGGACCGAATCGTAGTCGTAATCGTAGTTTTTACTCGCCATATTCGAGTTCAGCGGCATGACTGCCTACGAATGTGAAGGAGAAGTGAAGGAAAATTAGTGCTGGGTGAAACGTGGAAAGTGTCTGTAAACCGAACCAGACTCCGTGCTAACCCATTGCTCTATACACCAACTTCTAGGAAGCCATGTCATTCGAATGAACTTCCCAAGTGTCAACTCAGTTGACAGCGGTTATAATAGAATAACACTTAGCAtgttaaatataatatacaatattcAAGCTATAATAACTGCGAACAGCGATATTAAACGAACACACAAGCATCCCCATATGCGTAACTTATATCCTTCCAAGACAACGCGAGCATAATGGGCATGCCAGAAAGAAGCATCTGACAGTTACAGAGCAGCCGGCATTTAAAATTCGTGACCAAGGCATTTAAATGCCACACCACTTCCCATAAAAACCGCAGCTACTGAAGTCATTACTACAACATAACGCAAATTCCTGTGGCACAAACTATTAGTCATATAATTTAGTCAACAGACGTTACATAGATAGCGAAATAATAAGCTAAAGTCAAATCATGAATCGCATTGCATATATTTCTAAAAAGTCTTACCGTGTCAGtcacaataaatgaaaattcaattcGATGAAAAGTAGTGGAGCTATATATAAATCACGATGATAAGTGACAAGTGAAAGTAATAATCCGTAGTGGGAGTCGTCCCCACCGGTGTTTGGTGCTAAGCCCTTGCTTTCCTAAGGTTATGTAGCCAAACTACGCAGACAGCTTGCACCCCGAAAAGAGCTGAGACTGACTCCGCAGCTTGTCATTTACTGCAAGAATAAGAGCAGCAGCTCCCGCGAGTTTTAATACTATAAGAGTGCTTTCGGCCCTTCTCTGTATCCTTCCGCCTCTATGCTTTCCCGCCAAATTAATACTGCGTATTAAACTTAATCTGAATATGTTCATCATTTGTGATGATAATATACTGCAAAGCCCTAAAAACATACAACACATCGCAATGATGAACTTGTGATAAGCCAATTCAAAATTTATGTATAGGAGGAGAACTATTTTATGCGGAGGGAAACCGAGTGGTCTTcccctgtgggaggggctgtagTAACAACATTGTGCACTGACTGAAGCATGACAGTAGTAGTAGAAAAGGGGTCAGAAAATAAGGGGATGGTGACGG
This region of Anguilla rostrata isolate EN2019 chromosome 8, ASM1855537v3, whole genome shotgun sequence genomic DNA includes:
- the LOC135260746 gene encoding transcriptional regulator Myc-B-like, with the translated sequence MPLNSNMASKNYDYDYDSVQPYFYIDNDEDFYHSQHSQLQPPAPSEDIWKKFELLPTPPLSPSRRPSLSSLLPSNADQLEMVTEFLGDDVVSQSFICDADYSQSFLKSIIIQDCMWSGFSAAAKLEKVVSERLASLQAARKETSACSSTDSSASRTSPSVNYLQDLNTSASECIDPSVVFPYPLTENPKLDKTTAPSTLALPLDTPPNSGSSSSSSDSDSDDEEDDEDEEEEEEEIDVVTVEKRKTVKRSDTSGVPSRHHHSPLVLKRCHVPIHQHNYAAHPSTRNEQPAVKRIKFESSSRVLKQISNNRKCTSPRTSDSEDNDKRRTHNVLERQRRNELKLSFFALRDEIPEVANNEKAAKVVILKKATECIFSMQSDEHKLISLKEQLRKKSEQLKHRLEQLRNSHV